The proteins below are encoded in one region of Leishmania major strain Friedlin complete genome, chromosome 7:
- a CDS encoding DNAJ-domain transmembrane-like protein, protein MKALEAAANTQSAATPLVLLASASPPCSCGTAQSIISGSAAASADSSSTGAAVTAPAGSLHTARRCYSSAASADSPTAATTAASATPQPESAASRVAADSAVSKAGCSEHRPDEREGSAADSSSSVRERFTEEEKAKEDCETAAVPSFAEIYDAFRTLQLIQDDGHVVREWTATHVKQAYRTLAKQLHPDVAGGDDELMEQVNTSYDLLMGLSAELADNYRMWLETGGEAELQLQRAHDQQDLLGSRWTSREVEQLMMVGWCATLSGFAMYAVWRALYGTSPVVNSVGGAATIGGSAVGGCSKVHCSINVAGVHPVATRLTFPRAGATVSTAAGVQYGVVSIGNSALWMPPHLSFQMLQLVRTAVSRYALAVALTLAAWMNTVMLQRVLQRMLIGGGGESAG, encoded by the coding sequence ATGAAGGCGcttgaagcagcagcaaacaCACAGTCAGCGGCAACACCGTTGGTGTTGCTCGCAtccgcttctcctccctgCTCTTGCGGCACCGCGCAGTCGATCATCTCTGGCTCGGCGGCAGCCTCGGCGGACTCGTCTAGCACCGGGGCCGCTGTCACCGCCCCAGCCGGCTCGCTGCACacagcgaggcgctgctaCTCCTCTGCCGCTAGCGCAGACAGTCCAACCGCGGCCACGACAGCCGCATCTGCTACGCCACAGCCTGAGAGTGCCGCTTCGCGTGTGGCAGCTGACAGCGCTGTAAGCAAGGCGGGGTGCAGTGAGCACCGGCCAGATGAGCGCGagggcagcgcagccgacagcagcagcagcgtgcgcgagAGGTTCacggaggaagagaaggcgaaggaggatTGCGAGACAGCTGCGGTGCCGTCTTTCGCCGAGATCTATGATGCGTTCCGCACCCTTCAACTCATCCAGGATGATGGGCACGTTGTGCGCGAGTGGACGGCAACGCATGTGAAGCAGGCGTATCGGACACtggcgaagcagctgcaccctGACGTTGccggcggtgacgacgagCTGATGGAGCAGGTGAACACGTCCTACGACTTGCTCATGGGCTTGTccgcggagctggcggacaACTACCGCATGTGGCTGGAGACGGGTGGTgaggcagagctgcagctgcagcgcgctcaCGATCAACAGGATTTGCTCGGCTCTCGCTGGACGTCCCGTGAAGTGGAGCAGCTCATGATGGTTGGATGGTGCGCCACGCTATCTGGTTTCGCCATGTACGCTGTGTGGCGCGCTCTCTACGGCACCTCGCCAGTAGTCAACTCTGTGGGTGGTGCAGCTACTATTGGAGGCAGCGCTGTCGGTGGCTGCAGCAAGGTACATTGCAGCATCAACGTCGCGGGTGTGCACCCCGTTGCCACTCGACTGACGTTTCCGCGGGCAGGCGCAACAGTGTCGACGGCCGCGGGCGTGCAGTACGGCGTGGTGAGCATCGGCAACAGTGCGCTGTGGATGCCGCCGCATCTATCCTTCcagatgctgcagctggtgcgaACGGCCGTGTCGCGCTACGCcttggcggtggcgctcacGCTGGCGGCTTGGATGAACACCGtcatgctgcagcgcgttcTTCAGCGGATGctcatcggcggcggtggcgagagTGCAGGTTGA